In one Oryza glaberrima chromosome 2, OglaRS2, whole genome shotgun sequence genomic region, the following are encoded:
- the LOC127763261 gene encoding putative germin-like protein 2-2: MAAVGACFLQQLAVVALLALWCSHGAIASDPGLLQDFCVVDKMSQVRVNGFPCKDAKDVVAGDFFFSGLHMAGNTTNKQGSNVTTVNVAQIPGLNTMGVSLVHIDYAPNGLNPPHTHPRATEILTVLEGSLYVGFVTSNSENKLFTKVLNKGDVFVFPQGLVHFQFNNGTNNAVALAALSSQNPGVITVGNAVFGSKPSISDDILAKAFQVDKNIIDRIQAQF, encoded by the exons ATGGCTGCTGTTGGCGCCTGCTTCCTCCAGCAGCTTGCTGTCGTTGCCCTCTTGGCTCTGTGGTGCTCTCATGGCGCCATCGCCTCCGATCCTGGCCTTCTTCAGGACTTCTGCGTCGTCGACAAGATGTCTCAAG TGCGTGTAAATGGGTTCCCTTGCAAGGACGCCAAGGACGTTGTCGCCGGcgacttcttcttctccggcctCCACATGGCCGGCAACACCACCAACAAGCAGGGATCCAACGTTACCACCGTCAACGTCGCACAGATCCCGGGTCTGAACACCATGGGCGTCTCCCTCGTCCACATCGACTACGCGCCCAACGGCCTCAACCCGCCTCACACGCATCCACGTGCCACCGAGATCCTGACCGTTCTCGAAGGATCTCTCTATGTCGGCTTCGTGACGTCGAACTCCGAGAATAAGTTGTTCACCAAGGTTCTTAACAAGGGTGATGTGTTTGTGTTTCCACAAGGATTAGTCCATTTTCAGTTTAACAATGGAACAAACAATGCTGTGGCTCTTGCTGCTCTGAGCAGCCAGAATCCAGGGGTGATAACCGTGGGAAACGCTGTTTTTGGATCAAAGCCATCTATCTCGGATGATATCCTTGCCAAAGCCTTCCAAGTGGACAAGAACATCATAGACCGAATCCAAGCTCAATTCTAG
- the LOC127762082 gene encoding LOW QUALITY PROTEIN: putative germin-like protein 2-3 (The sequence of the model RefSeq protein was modified relative to this genomic sequence to represent the inferred CDS: deleted 1 base in 1 codon), whose translation MAAIRASFLLAAAALLALWCSDHGGVIASDPSHLQDLCVADKASTVRVNGVACKDGEDVAAEDFFFSGLHMAGNTTNKQGSAVTAVNVAQVPGLNTLGISLARIDYAPHGLNPPHTHPRATEMLTVLEGSLYVGFVTSNPENKLFTKVINKGDVFVFPKGLVHFQFNYGTTDAVAIVALSSQNPGVITVANTVFGPKPSITDDILAKAFQVEKTVVDQIQAKF comes from the exons ATGGCCGCCATTcgcgcctccttcctccttgccgccgccgctctcctgGCCTTGTGGTGCTCTGACCATGGCGGCGTCATCGCCTCCGATCCGAGCCATCTCCAGGACCTGTGCGTCGCGGACAAGGCGTCCACGGTGCGCGTCAACGGCGTCGCTTGCAAGGACGGCGAGGACGTCGCCGCCGAggacttcttcttctccggcctCCACATGGCCGGAAACACCACCAACAAGCAGGGCTCCGCCGTCACAGCGGTCAACGTCGCGCAGGTCCCCGGCCTCAACACCCTCGGCATCTCCCTTGCTCGCATCGACTACGCGCCTCACGGTCTCAACCCTCCTCACACACACCCTCGTGCTACCGAGATGCTCACCGTGCTTGAGGGCTCGCTCTATGTTGGGTTCGTGACATCCAACCCCGAGAACAAGCTGTTCACCAAGGTTATCAATAAG GGGGATGTGTTTGTTTTCCCTAAGGGGCTCGTCCACTTCCAGTTCAACTATGGGACAACCGATGCGGTTGCTATCGTCGCACTGAGTAGCCAAAACCCCGGGGTGATCACTGTAGCCAATACGGTGTTTGGACCAAAGCCATCCATCACAGATGATATTCTTGCGAAGGCCTTTCAAGTAGAGAAGACAGTGGTAGACCAAATCCAAGCTAAGTTCTAA